TTTGCCATTTTGGTTATATTTTTTATTGGTATCTATCCACATTTTAGCTACATAATCTCTTACAAGATTTCCTAGAGCCTCATACTTGTTATAATCAGTTCCCTCCTCAATATCCTTGCCATGGATAGCTATAAACTTTTCTCTATAGTCCTTTTTAAAAGTTTCCTTATTTATATGCAGCATAGAATTCCCCCTAGCTAAACTAATTTAGAGATATTTACAACAGACTTTCATACAATGATTTATAAAGCTTTGCAGAATTATCCCAACTATTATTACTCTCCATAGCATGAGTTACTATATTATTCCATATATCCTTTTCCTCGAAATAATCCACTGCATCATTTATAATACGTAAAAGATCATCCCCATCAAAATTTGCAAAACTAAATCCATTGCCTTCCCCTGTATATTTGTTATAAGGAATGATTGTATCTTTAAGACCTCCTGTTTCTCTAACTATAGGAATAGTCCCATATCTAAGGGCTATTAATTGGCCTAACCCACAAGGTTCAAATAGAGAGGGCATTAAAAACATATCTGATGCAGCATAAATTTTATGTGCCAATACATCATCAAAATATATATTTGTGGATACATTTTTTGGATACTTTGAACTAAGATACCTGAAATATTCCTCATATTCATTATATCCTGTTCCAAGCACTATAAGCTGAACATGTTTTGACACAAGCCTTTCTCCTATAGTTTTTATAATGTCCATTCCTTTTTGAGGTGTAAATCTTGATATTATAGCCAAGACAGGTACATTTTCATTTATGTCCAGATTAAGATCATTTTGAATTTTTAATTTATTTATCATTTTATTTCTTAAATTATTTTTATTATAGTTTCTAAATATCATATTATCTTTTTCAGGGTTATAAATATCATAATCTATTCCATTTACTATCCCCCAAAGATCACTGCTTCTGCTTCTCAGAAGACCATCAAGATTTTCTCCATATTCTGGACTCTGTATTTCAAAAGCGTAGGAACGGCTTACTGTAGATATCTTATCACTATAATTTATACCGCTCTTCATAAAACTTACAGCTCCGTTTAATTCTACACTTCCATTTTTATACAGACTCCCGTCAAGGTTAAATAATTCTCCTAAAATATTTCTATCAAAGTTTCCTTGAAAGAGAAGATTATGTATACTGAATACAAATTTAACTCCTCTATAGAAACTACTCTGTTTATATTGAATTTTATATAATACAGGAATCATTCCCGTATGCCAATCATTACAATGTATTATGTCTGGTTTATAGTTAATTTGCCATAACATGTCAAGCACAGCTCTATTGAAAAAGGCAAATCTTTCACCATCGTCATAATAACCATATAATTCATCCCTGAAAAAATAATATTCATTGTCTATCAGGTAATAAATCACCCCCATATATTCACATTGAAATATTCCACAGTATTTATTCCTCCAGCCTACGGGTACATAAAAATACTTAATAAAATTGAATTTACTTGCTAAATGGGATTTTATTGCACTGTATCTTGGTATAACTACTCTTACATCAACCCCTATTTTTTTTAAATATCGGGGGAGTGTGCCTATTACATCTGCAAGTCCTCCTGTTTTAACAAAGGGATGCGATTCAGAAGCAGCAAATAGCACTTTCATATAAATTCCTCCTTAATTTAATTTTTATCAAGTTTTTATTTTTTTCAATGGTTATTATTTTTGTTCTTTTAATGACATTTTATTTTTACTTTCATCTTTGGAACTTATAATCAACTTTTGTTCTGCAATATCAGGATATATTTTTTTGGGTTTTAATATAATAGCGGCCATAGGAGGTATTTTAACAGTTAGACAAAATTTTTGATTATGGTATTCTCCATTTTTAGAATACACTATGTCATTAACTACTCCTCCAGACCCTCCAAATTCTTTTTCATCTGTATTAAATACCTCCTGGTATTCTCCAAAATATGGGACTCCTATATTGTAATTAGAATAAACTTCTGATTTAAAATTACAGATTATTATTAAAATATTATTCTCCTGGCTGGACTTTCTCATAAACACTAATATACTTTGATTTGAATTGTCTGCATCTATCCATTCAAATCCCTTTTCAATATGGTCAAGTTCCCATAATGGCTTTTCACTTATATAAAATTTATTTATTTTTTCAAAGAAATCTAGAGTTTTCTTATGCATAGGAAACTTGTCTATAAGCTCCCAATCCAATTGACCTGAACTCCTCCATTCTGAAAACTGTGCAAACTCCGTTCCCATAAATATATGTTTTTTACCAGGATGAGTATACATGTAGGTAATAAACACTCTAAGCCCTGCAAATTTATCAAAATAATCTCCCCACATTTTATCTACAAGAGAGCATTTACCATGGACCACTTCGTCATGAGATATAGGAAGAATAAAATTTTCAGAATAATTATACATAATGGAAAAAGTAAGTAATCTATGATTGTATGTTCTCTCTTCAGGACTCATTTTAATATATTTTAATACATCATTCATCCAACCCATGTTCCATTTAAAATTAAATCCTAATCCTCCACAATATGAAGGTGCTGTGACCATTGGCCATGCAGTAGATTCTTCTGCAATCATAATTAAATTTGGAAACTCCTTAAAAAGTGCAGTATTTAATTCCCTATAAAATTTAACGGCACTTAAATTTTCATTTCCGCCATATTCATTAGCTGTCCATTGGCCCGGGCCTCTATCATAATCTAGATAAAGTGTATTTGCAACGGCATCCACCCTAAGTCCATCTATGTGAAATTCTCTTAACCAAAACAAGGCATTTGATATTAAAAAACTTTTAATTTCCGGTTTCCCCAAATCAAAATTTCCCGCTCCCCAAGATTTATTTTCAGATTGCTTTTCATCTTCATATTCATAAGTTGGTGTGCCATCAAACTTATATAATCCATGTTCATCTTTACAAAAGTGGCCTGGCACCCAATCCAATATCACCCCAATATCTTCTATATGGCACATATTTATAAAGTATTTAAAGTCCTCGATGCTGCCATACCTGCTGGTTACAGAATAATATCCCGTAATTTGATATCCCCAGGAGTCATCTAATGGATGTTCCATTAGAGGAAGTATTTCCACATAATTGTAATTCATAGTCTTTAAATATTTTACAAGTTGTTTTGCTATATCTCTATAATTTAAAAAGTTGCCGTTTTCATCCTTTTTCCACGAACCAAGATGTACTTCATATATATTTATAGGACTTTTATATACATTTTGTGTTTTCCTTTTCGATATCCATTTACTATCTTCCCACTTGAAAGTTTTCTTTCCAATTATTTTAGATGCATTCTTCGGTCGTTTTTCAGAATATCTAGCATAAGGATCTGATTTCAGAACAGATTTGCCACTTTTATCTATAATTTCATATTTGTATATAGATTCCTTTTTTACCCCTATAATGAAGCCGCTCCACAAATCTTTTCCCCATATTCTTTCCAAGTTATCCCCATCTCTAGGATTCCAATTATTAAAATCTCCTAGTACTCTTACCGCAGCAGCCTTAGGTGCCCATACAGTGAACCTAGTTCCAAATTTACCTCTTTCTTTGGTAAAATGTGATCCCATAAATTTATAACTATTATAACTTTCTCCTTTGTAGAAAAGATTTATATCCTTATTAGGCACTCTTAATATCACCTCCCACATATAATCAGTATTTGTACAAAAGTAAAATTTATGTTCTTAATCTCATAACAATATATGATTTTCAAGGTTCGCTTAACAACCTTCCATTTAATTGCAAATAGCTGGCTAATTATGTTCTTTTTCAAAATTTTCAACTTTCTAATATATTATAATTATTTCTA
This genomic interval from Clostridium kluyveri contains the following:
- the glgA gene encoding glycogen synthase GlgA, encoding MKVLFAASESHPFVKTGGLADVIGTLPRYLKKIGVDVRVVIPRYSAIKSHLASKFNFIKYFYVPVGWRNKYCGIFQCEYMGVIYYLIDNEYYFFRDELYGYYDDGERFAFFNRAVLDMLWQINYKPDIIHCNDWHTGMIPVLYKIQYKQSSFYRGVKFVFSIHNLLFQGNFDRNILGELFNLDGSLYKNGSVELNGAVSFMKSGINYSDKISTVSRSYAFEIQSPEYGENLDGLLRSRSSDLWGIVNGIDYDIYNPEKDNMIFRNYNKNNLRNKMINKLKIQNDLNLDINENVPVLAIISRFTPQKGMDIIKTIGERLVSKHVQLIVLGTGYNEYEEYFRYLSSKYPKNVSTNIYFDDVLAHKIYAASDMFLMPSLFEPCGLGQLIALRYGTIPIVRETGGLKDTIIPYNKYTGEGNGFSFANFDGDDLLRIINDAVDYFEEKDIWNNIVTHAMESNNSWDNSAKLYKSLYESLL
- the glgB gene encoding 1,4-alpha-glucan branching protein GlgB, encoding MPNKDINLFYKGESYNSYKFMGSHFTKERGKFGTRFTVWAPKAAAVRVLGDFNNWNPRDGDNLERIWGKDLWSGFIIGVKKESIYKYEIIDKSGKSVLKSDPYARYSEKRPKNASKIIGKKTFKWEDSKWISKRKTQNVYKSPINIYEVHLGSWKKDENGNFLNYRDIAKQLVKYLKTMNYNYVEILPLMEHPLDDSWGYQITGYYSVTSRYGSIEDFKYFINMCHIEDIGVILDWVPGHFCKDEHGLYKFDGTPTYEYEDEKQSENKSWGAGNFDLGKPEIKSFLISNALFWLREFHIDGLRVDAVANTLYLDYDRGPGQWTANEYGGNENLSAVKFYRELNTALFKEFPNLIMIAEESTAWPMVTAPSYCGGLGFNFKWNMGWMNDVLKYIKMSPEERTYNHRLLTFSIMYNYSENFILPISHDEVVHGKCSLVDKMWGDYFDKFAGLRVFITYMYTHPGKKHIFMGTEFAQFSEWRSSGQLDWELIDKFPMHKKTLDFFEKINKFYISEKPLWELDHIEKGFEWIDADNSNQSILVFMRKSSQENNILIIICNFKSEVYSNYNIGVPYFGEYQEVFNTDEKEFGGSGGVVNDIVYSKNGEYHNQKFCLTVKIPPMAAIILKPKKIYPDIAEQKLIISSKDESKNKMSLKEQK